Proteins from a single region of Bogoriella caseilytica:
- a CDS encoding TIGR03773 family transporter-associated surface protein, whose product MPPSISARSHPRGRTMAALTARLALIAGLLSPVVLGSGALADEPGALPAPTGEGPERSYDRDVVIEEGHVDAFYLIPDGDGGVRLALKDDTVQPHATRAPEDVELHVREQARLAIPQPPNFPAELHEREVYHLPLTQNAQLLWPGWESQPLHATDFRTTDIHVTDVEGPGEVFLWTQDSWGSQVVPLLNDGRVSFPGTIHQSYLAHVHAHWAFTEPGDYWLTVEAEAHSPQTGQTATTNTSEYLFTVGEFLRLPGSLSVGGETDYEADDLVELFAALDRDAVRVPSRDAVDPSWSWQVGVDGEWQAVDGQVSEVFAAELAVGTHQLRAVASYGDDGEIASEPVTITVTESEIPEPELPTQLILDGLDNPYAAGASLTLEAKPDVLVDGATYRWETSADGATWTAVDGQSGPVFAGTAEVDGQLIRATVIVDGQDVVTSDPVTIEVVQPDPDPVLPTELLIEGLSNPYEPGDDVTLTAVADELVEGAVYRWEVSEDEGESWTSADVTDETYRGVAEVDGQQIRAEYRLDGETLVAAEPVTIEVREGSAPPPEDPPLEPGICWDEVRIDQGHVDAFYFTVDDEGVPFLALKDDTVSPYAVRAPEVVELHAKEESLTEFPAVSAVPEVLHHEEAYHLPLTQNHNLLWPGWESQPLRSTSYDTVDIHIHTVDGPGEIVLWTSSGFGGVASLLDDRSYELPGTIHQSYLAHTHADWAFTEPGVYYLTVNATLTDSETGAEFVTNTGRYAFTVGDDLPENWQDCVQRPSGEPRPPSTDDLTEANAGDVSVAPARVHAGDQVTVTAPSLRNSYGAAFLHSEVVHLTDWVLADGEGSFVATIPAGTEPGAHRVSVVDANNELVGWAALEVLEARPSPEPTPEPTPEPTPDPDGDHTPGDGSNGSGSGDGSNGPGAGGPGAGGPGGGAPPQCLAVDQGAGGPSGSGGDGAGASGDTDGAGGNGAGGPAPAGQVVYGNEGHFDFGPIVEGGAFELQVKDDRTAPPVWRDPDTVVFVLDENSRRAADTVPEELSFIAPPGQDIWMIQQIQEAGVPWLGWNTQHETIVNGPGSGGVQLTLDSVTGPGEVAVFMNGNFGSLLGERVVDIVGGPRSYTIPANTHQHGNWVFTEPGDYAMAFTVAAAGESATGTLRFSVGQNDPSSAAQISAETSAQISTAGGQSLSVSSALARTGEEAEDGAEDTDEESEEETAEQADQPAAQSLPSGWGRTADGQPCRLPNTGLSDNSLSVGLAGFLAVLAGATAVVVSRRLRA is encoded by the coding sequence ATGCCCCCCTCCATCTCTGCGCGGTCACATCCGCGCGGCCGCACCATGGCGGCACTGACCGCCCGGCTGGCCCTGATCGCCGGGCTGCTGAGTCCGGTCGTGCTGGGCTCCGGCGCTCTTGCCGACGAGCCCGGCGCCCTGCCGGCTCCGACCGGAGAAGGCCCTGAGCGCTCCTACGACCGTGACGTCGTCATCGAGGAGGGCCACGTCGATGCCTTCTACCTGATTCCTGACGGCGACGGCGGTGTCCGGCTGGCACTCAAGGACGACACGGTCCAGCCTCACGCCACGCGCGCCCCGGAGGACGTGGAGCTGCACGTCAGGGAGCAGGCTCGGCTCGCCATCCCACAACCCCCGAACTTCCCCGCGGAGCTGCACGAGCGGGAGGTGTATCACCTCCCGCTGACGCAGAACGCTCAACTGCTCTGGCCGGGCTGGGAGAGCCAGCCACTGCATGCCACGGATTTCCGGACCACGGACATCCATGTCACCGACGTCGAGGGGCCCGGCGAGGTCTTCCTGTGGACCCAGGACAGCTGGGGTTCGCAGGTTGTCCCCCTGCTCAACGACGGCCGTGTCTCCTTCCCGGGAACCATCCACCAGTCCTACCTCGCCCATGTCCACGCGCACTGGGCCTTCACCGAGCCCGGGGACTACTGGCTGACCGTGGAGGCCGAGGCACACAGCCCGCAGACCGGGCAGACCGCGACCACGAACACCAGCGAGTACCTCTTCACCGTCGGTGAGTTCCTGCGCCTGCCGGGGAGTCTCTCGGTGGGCGGCGAGACCGACTATGAGGCCGACGACCTCGTGGAGCTGTTCGCGGCGCTCGACCGTGACGCCGTCCGCGTTCCTTCGCGGGACGCGGTCGACCCGTCGTGGTCCTGGCAGGTGGGCGTCGACGGCGAGTGGCAGGCCGTCGATGGTCAGGTCTCGGAGGTCTTCGCCGCGGAACTTGCCGTCGGCACCCATCAGCTGCGCGCCGTGGCCAGCTACGGCGACGACGGAGAGATCGCCTCGGAACCGGTGACCATCACGGTGACCGAGAGCGAGATCCCCGAGCCCGAGCTGCCGACGCAGCTGATCCTCGATGGTCTCGACAACCCCTATGCCGCAGGAGCCAGCCTCACCCTCGAGGCCAAGCCGGATGTGCTGGTGGACGGGGCGACCTACCGCTGGGAGACCTCCGCTGACGGCGCCACCTGGACGGCTGTCGACGGTCAGAGCGGCCCCGTCTTCGCGGGAACTGCTGAGGTCGACGGGCAGCTGATCCGGGCCACCGTGATCGTCGACGGCCAGGACGTCGTGACCTCGGATCCCGTCACCATTGAGGTGGTCCAGCCCGATCCCGACCCCGTCTTGCCCACCGAGCTGTTGATCGAAGGGCTCTCCAACCCCTACGAGCCGGGTGATGACGTCACGCTGACTGCTGTGGCCGATGAGCTGGTCGAGGGCGCTGTCTACCGCTGGGAGGTCTCCGAGGACGAGGGTGAGTCGTGGACATCGGCCGATGTCACGGACGAGACCTACCGCGGCGTGGCCGAGGTCGATGGGCAGCAGATCCGTGCCGAGTACCGGCTCGACGGTGAGACGCTGGTCGCTGCGGAGCCGGTGACCATCGAGGTGCGCGAAGGCAGCGCGCCACCGCCGGAGGACCCGCCCCTCGAGCCCGGGATCTGCTGGGACGAGGTGCGTATCGACCAGGGGCACGTGGACGCCTTCTACTTCACGGTGGACGACGAGGGTGTGCCCTTCCTCGCCCTGAAGGACGACACCGTCTCGCCGTACGCGGTCCGGGCGCCCGAGGTCGTGGAGCTGCACGCCAAGGAGGAGTCACTGACCGAGTTCCCGGCGGTGTCCGCGGTACCGGAGGTGCTCCACCACGAGGAGGCCTACCACCTTCCGCTGACGCAGAACCACAACCTGCTCTGGCCCGGGTGGGAGAGCCAGCCGCTGCGGAGCACCAGCTACGACACCGTGGACATCCACATTCACACCGTGGACGGCCCCGGCGAGATCGTCCTGTGGACGAGCTCAGGTTTCGGTGGCGTGGCCTCCCTGCTCGATGACCGCAGCTACGAGTTGCCGGGCACCATCCACCAGTCCTATCTGGCGCACACCCATGCCGACTGGGCCTTCACCGAACCCGGCGTCTACTACCTCACGGTGAATGCCACCCTCACCGACTCCGAGACCGGAGCCGAGTTCGTCACGAACACGGGACGGTACGCCTTCACCGTGGGCGATGATCTGCCCGAGAACTGGCAGGACTGCGTTCAGCGTCCCTCCGGGGAACCAAGGCCCCCCAGCACCGACGATCTCACCGAGGCCAACGCCGGCGACGTCAGCGTGGCCCCCGCGCGCGTCCACGCCGGTGACCAGGTGACCGTCACCGCGCCGTCGCTGCGGAACTCCTACGGTGCCGCCTTCCTGCATTCCGAGGTTGTGCACCTCACCGACTGGGTCCTGGCCGACGGCGAAGGCAGCTTCGTGGCGACCATCCCGGCCGGCACCGAGCCCGGCGCTCACCGGGTGAGCGTGGTGGACGCGAACAACGAGCTCGTGGGTTGGGCCGCGCTCGAGGTGCTGGAGGCCAGGCCGAGCCCAGAGCCGACGCCTGAGCCGACCCCGGAGCCCACGCCGGACCCCGATGGTGATCACACCCCCGGTGACGGATCGAACGGAAGCGGTTCCGGCGATGGTTCCAACGGTCCTGGAGCAGGCGGCCCGGGTGCCGGTGGTCCGGGTGGAGGTGCACCGCCACAGTGCCTGGCGGTTGATCAGGGAGCCGGCGGGCCGTCAGGATCCGGCGGCGACGGTGCGGGTGCGTCCGGTGACACCGATGGTGCCGGTGGCAACGGTGCCGGCGGCCCTGCCCCCGCTGGCCAGGTGGTCTACGGCAACGAGGGGCATTTCGACTTCGGACCCATCGTCGAGGGTGGCGCCTTCGAGCTTCAGGTGAAGGACGACCGCACGGCCCCGCCCGTCTGGCGTGACCCGGACACCGTGGTCTTCGTCCTGGATGAGAACTCGCGGCGCGCGGCCGACACCGTCCCGGAGGAGTTGTCCTTCATCGCCCCGCCCGGGCAGGACATCTGGATGATCCAGCAGATCCAGGAGGCTGGCGTGCCGTGGCTGGGGTGGAACACCCAGCACGAGACCATCGTGAACGGACCTGGCTCCGGCGGCGTCCAGCTCACCCTGGACTCGGTGACCGGCCCCGGTGAGGTCGCCGTCTTCATGAATGGCAACTTCGGCTCGCTTCTGGGTGAACGCGTCGTTGACATCGTGGGCGGTCCTCGGAGTTACACCATCCCCGCCAATACCCATCAGCACGGCAACTGGGTCTTCACCGAGCCCGGCGACTACGCCATGGCCTTCACGGTGGCGGCTGCCGGCGAGTCCGCCACGGGAACCCTGCGTTTCTCGGTGGGTCAGAACGACCCCTCCTCGGCGGCGCAGATCAGCGCTGAGACCAGCGCCCAGATCTCCACCGCGGGTGGACAGTCCCTCAGTGTCTCCTCCGCACTCGCCCGCACTGGCGAGGAAGCCGAGGACGGCGCGGAGGACACGGACGAGGAGTCGGAGGAGGAGACGGCCGAGCAGGCAGATCAGCCGGCGGCCCAGAGCCTGCCCTCGGGCTGGGGACGGACTGCCGATGGCCAGCCGTGCCGCCTGCCGAACACCGGCCTGAGCGACAACTCGCTCAGCGTGGGCCTGGCCGGCTTCCTGGCTGTGCTCGCGGGAGCCACCGCCGTGGTCGTCTCCCGGCGGCTCCGTGCCTGA
- the rpmB gene encoding 50S ribosomal protein L28, producing the protein MAATCDVCGKKPSFGKSVSHSHVRTSRRWNPNIQRVRALVNGAAKRVNVCTGCLKSEKVVRATR; encoded by the coding sequence GTGGCTGCCACCTGCGACGTCTGCGGCAAGAAGCCGAGCTTCGGCAAGAGCGTCTCGCACTCTCACGTGCGCACCTCGCGTCGCTGGAACCCGAACATTCAGCGCGTGCGCGCTCTGGTGAACGGAGCCGCCAAGCGCGTCAACGTCTGCACCGGGTGCCTGAAGTCTGAGAAGGTCGTCCGCGCGACACGCTGA
- a CDS encoding sulfurtransferase — translation MTTEQPPGTPGTAQTTDPGSGTLSATRTNGLKLGIAFVAVAVIAATGGALVAGASGTDDGGEPSAQGARGDVTAEIATASLAEGEHRGFDEVHQDAGESLENVLVSTDWIAERVDEGLAENDIVLIDISEQLASSELTPYVDGHIPGAQQVDWGTDIVRANQREFITTEEFTDLAQSLGISEDTTVVLYGDNNNWFAAYGAWLFKLYGVPDVRLLDGGLFKWEQVDGRELVQDVPQPDRGTFEASPQNFDIRAFQNEVLDVVVDEQDVNLVDIRFPDEYNGEVGVNIEIFDGEGAAVWGHIPGAVNVPWGEIVAEDGTFKDAEEIRAIYEEAGVDFDNPIITYCRIGERASHTWFALSQILEAEVQVYDGSWSEWGNTVGVPVQNNTGERGGLWG, via the coding sequence ATGACCACCGAACAGCCGCCCGGTACGCCGGGCACCGCGCAGACCACCGACCCAGGCTCAGGCACCCTGAGTGCGACCCGGACGAATGGCCTCAAGCTCGGCATCGCCTTCGTCGCCGTCGCTGTGATCGCCGCGACCGGCGGCGCCCTGGTCGCCGGAGCCTCGGGCACCGACGACGGCGGCGAGCCGTCCGCGCAGGGCGCCCGGGGCGACGTCACCGCCGAGATCGCCACCGCCTCGCTCGCCGAGGGCGAGCACCGTGGTTTCGACGAGGTCCACCAGGACGCCGGTGAGTCCCTGGAGAACGTGCTGGTCTCGACCGACTGGATCGCCGAACGTGTCGACGAAGGCCTGGCCGAGAACGACATCGTCCTGATCGACATCTCCGAGCAACTGGCCTCCTCTGAGCTGACTCCCTACGTCGACGGCCACATTCCCGGTGCGCAACAGGTCGACTGGGGCACCGACATCGTGCGGGCGAACCAGCGCGAGTTCATCACCACCGAGGAGTTCACCGATCTCGCCCAGTCCCTGGGGATCAGCGAGGACACCACGGTGGTGCTCTACGGAGACAACAACAACTGGTTCGCTGCCTATGGCGCCTGGCTCTTCAAGCTCTACGGCGTACCCGACGTGCGGCTGCTGGACGGTGGACTGTTCAAGTGGGAGCAGGTCGACGGACGCGAACTCGTCCAGGATGTCCCTCAGCCCGATCGCGGCACCTTCGAAGCCAGTCCGCAGAACTTCGACATCCGCGCCTTCCAGAACGAGGTCCTCGACGTCGTCGTGGACGAGCAGGACGTCAACCTGGTCGACATCCGTTTCCCCGACGAGTACAACGGCGAGGTCGGGGTCAACATCGAGATCTTCGACGGCGAGGGGGCTGCCGTGTGGGGCCACATTCCCGGTGCCGTGAACGTGCCGTGGGGTGAGATCGTGGCCGAGGACGGCACGTTCAAGGACGCGGAGGAGATCCGCGCCATCTACGAAGAGGCCGGCGTCGACTTCGACAACCCGATCATCACCTACTGCCGCATCGGCGAGCGCGCCTCCCATACGTGGTTCGCGCTCAGCCAGATCCTCGAGGCCGAGGTTCAGGTCTATGACGGCTCGTGGTCCGAGTGGGGCAACACTGTGGGGGTTCCGGTGCAGAACAACACCGGCGAGCGCGGCGGGCTCTGGGGCTGA
- a CDS encoding YeeE/YedE family protein — protein sequence MAASPATEVHPRTPRARGWTRGDTIRTTLAITLAVALIAAAFWLEATRGEGVGGSAASFSLLAGTGLGILFERGRFCFFCIFRDAFEKRNTRGVYAILVAIATGTLGYALIFSIRLPDPAAGSLPSQAHIGPVSPVLVIAGLVFGLGIVISGGCIAGHLYRLGEGSLRALPALAGAILGFGLGFLTWNPLFRLFLEGAPAPWLPAGGGYGIAVAFQLAVLAGLGVWLLRWNPADQQDARPPRRVDGAEITRVLFERRWPALLTGAGVGIIGVAAFLRDQPLGVTSQLSGLTRTGMDSAHLLPHTLHGLDQRLAGCVALVVETITTNGWLILGIVLGSLAAALPGRRFSVERLTARGAGSALAGGVLLGWGAVLALGCTVGVFLSGTQAMALSGWVFAAAVVVALWAGFRLRLHRWGS from the coding sequence TTGGCAGCCTCCCCCGCCACCGAGGTCCACCCGCGCACGCCCCGCGCGCGCGGGTGGACCCGCGGTGACACCATCCGCACCACCCTGGCGATCACGCTCGCCGTGGCCCTGATCGCTGCGGCCTTCTGGTTGGAGGCCACCCGCGGCGAGGGCGTGGGCGGTTCGGCCGCCTCCTTCTCGCTGCTGGCCGGCACAGGCCTGGGCATTCTCTTCGAGCGCGGCCGGTTCTGCTTCTTCTGCATCTTCCGCGATGCCTTCGAGAAGCGGAACACCCGCGGCGTCTACGCGATCCTGGTGGCCATCGCCACGGGCACGCTGGGTTATGCGCTGATCTTCTCCATCCGGCTACCGGACCCGGCCGCGGGCTCCCTGCCCTCACAGGCCCACATCGGTCCGGTCTCGCCGGTGCTGGTCATCGCCGGGCTGGTCTTCGGGCTCGGCATCGTCATCTCCGGAGGCTGCATCGCCGGGCATCTCTACCGCCTCGGTGAAGGGAGCCTGCGGGCGCTGCCGGCGCTGGCCGGCGCGATCCTCGGCTTCGGTCTGGGCTTCCTCACCTGGAACCCGCTGTTCCGGCTCTTCCTCGAGGGGGCGCCGGCGCCATGGCTGCCGGCCGGCGGCGGCTACGGCATCGCCGTGGCCTTCCAGCTGGCCGTGCTGGCCGGCCTCGGCGTCTGGCTGCTGCGCTGGAATCCCGCAGATCAGCAGGACGCACGCCCGCCCCGCCGAGTCGACGGCGCCGAGATCACCCGGGTGCTCTTCGAGCGGCGCTGGCCGGCGCTGCTGACCGGTGCTGGCGTGGGGATCATCGGGGTGGCGGCCTTCCTGCGTGATCAGCCGCTGGGAGTGACCTCGCAGCTCTCCGGACTGACCCGGACTGGCATGGACTCCGCACATCTGCTCCCCCACACGCTTCACGGCCTCGACCAGCGGCTCGCCGGCTGCGTGGCCCTGGTGGTCGAGACCATCACCACCAATGGCTGGCTGATCCTCGGCATTGTGCTCGGTTCCCTGGCCGCTGCCCTTCCGGGCCGGCGCTTCTCTGTCGAGCGCCTGACCGCGCGGGGCGCCGGGTCCGCGCTGGCCGGTGGGGTGCTGCTCGGCTGGGGCGCGGTGCTGGCGCTGGGCTGCACGGTCGGGGTCTTCCTCTCCGGCACCCAGGCGATGGCGCTGTCGGGATGGGTCTTCGCCGCGGCCGTGGTGGTCGCCCTCTGGGCTGGGTTCCGCCTGCGACTGCACCGTTGGGGTTCGTGA
- a CDS encoding ABC transporter substrate-binding protein, translating to MTRTSLRLGTLAAAAALVLTACGESAEPPAETSPTEGNDDATTEELSPEIIIGSTNEPSTLERNRGGTSGVRQTMTRNVYESLGGIDVDGEIYPALAEDWSISEDGLTYTFDLREDVTFHDGTPFTSADVVWSLSEIIAEESGSARRGDLLVMEEITAVDEHTVEIQLSEPSRSLIFNIASETIVKDGDLELTADNGTGPYRFVEWVQGSFLTLERYDDYWGEPALNEGVTFEFFTDTTALNNALATGRLDLVIAQDSPDQLAQFEDNPDFVVTEGTSTTKQLWAFNNSIEPFGDTRVRQALYRAIDREAILDAVWAGRGQLIGSMVPPADPWYVDLAGVHAYDPDSARELLEEAGVENLSITVDYIAGDVTEIVAQQLQSDLAAIDVTLNLNPIDSAVWYERIYTNHDFETTIQSHVNPRDVLWYANPDFYWGYDSADFQELVARAEAASSDDEQVDLLRAANELLAEDAASAWLYLVPQIRVAAAGVSGFSENQATEAFYVAEIVKES from the coding sequence TTGACGCGAACTTCCCTCCGGCTCGGCACTCTTGCCGCGGCCGCAGCCCTGGTCCTGACCGCTTGCGGCGAGTCGGCCGAGCCTCCTGCAGAGACGTCGCCCACCGAGGGCAACGACGACGCCACCACGGAGGAACTCAGCCCTGAGATCATCATCGGCTCCACCAACGAGCCCTCCACCCTGGAGCGGAACCGTGGGGGCACCTCGGGTGTGCGCCAGACCATGACCCGCAATGTCTATGAGTCACTCGGTGGCATCGACGTGGACGGCGAGATCTATCCGGCACTGGCCGAGGACTGGTCCATCTCCGAGGACGGGCTGACCTACACCTTCGATCTGCGTGAGGACGTCACCTTCCACGACGGCACCCCTTTCACCTCCGCGGACGTCGTCTGGTCGCTCTCCGAGATCATCGCCGAGGAGTCCGGTTCCGCGCGCCGCGGTGACCTGCTCGTCATGGAGGAGATCACCGCGGTCGACGAGCACACGGTCGAGATCCAGCTCTCCGAGCCCTCCCGCTCGCTGATCTTCAACATCGCCTCTGAGACCATCGTCAAGGACGGCGACCTCGAACTCACGGCTGACAACGGCACCGGCCCCTACCGCTTCGTCGAGTGGGTCCAGGGCAGCTTCCTCACCCTCGAGCGGTACGACGATTACTGGGGTGAGCCCGCGCTGAACGAGGGGGTGACCTTCGAGTTCTTCACTGACACCACCGCCTTGAACAACGCGCTGGCCACCGGTCGGCTCGACCTGGTCATCGCCCAGGACTCCCCCGATCAGCTCGCGCAGTTCGAAGACAACCCGGACTTCGTGGTCACCGAAGGCACCTCCACCACCAAGCAGCTCTGGGCGTTCAACAACAGCATCGAGCCCTTCGGCGACACCCGGGTACGCCAGGCGCTCTACCGCGCGATCGACCGCGAAGCCATTCTCGACGCCGTCTGGGCCGGCCGGGGCCAGCTGATCGGCTCCATGGTCCCGCCGGCTGATCCCTGGTACGTGGACCTGGCCGGGGTGCACGCCTACGACCCGGACTCCGCGCGCGAACTCCTCGAGGAGGCCGGTGTGGAGAACCTGAGCATCACCGTGGACTACATCGCCGGAGACGTCACCGAGATCGTGGCCCAGCAGCTCCAGTCCGACCTCGCCGCCATTGACGTCACGCTGAACCTCAACCCGATCGACTCTGCGGTCTGGTACGAGCGGATCTACACCAACCACGACTTCGAGACGACCATTCAGAGCCACGTCAACCCCCGCGACGTGCTCTGGTATGCCAACCCGGACTTCTACTGGGGCTACGACTCCGCGGACTTCCAGGAACTCGTCGCCCGCGCTGAGGCAGCGAGCAGCGACGACGAGCAGGTGGATCTGCTCCGCGCGGCCAACGAACTGCTCGCCGAGGACGCTGCCTCCGCGTGGCTCTACCTGGTGCCGCAGATCCGCGTCGCCGCCGCCGGAGTGAGTGGTTTCTCCGAGAATCAGGCCACCGAGGCCTTCTACGTCGCCGAGATCGTCAAGGAGTCCTGA
- a CDS encoding ABC transporter permease, which translates to MLRYASQRLVVLLVSLVLASVLIFVILRWLPGDSAGGTLGVGATSDQLEELRRQLGTDRPAAEQYSEWIGGLVRGDAGDSFLSRAPVAELIAARLPVTLPLSLAAFALSVLISLPIGVLAAVRRRKPSGALISIASQLGVAVPIFWVGVILIAIFALNLGWLPPGGFPRQGWQAPGEAIRALILPALTIAIAMSAVMIRYIRSATLDVLDQDYIRTARALGYSRWQALARHGLRNAAVPVVAILGIELATSMLGAVVVEAVFDLPGVGSLLLSSVVGRDLAVVQTLVLAITATVLVINLGVDLAQRVIDPRLRTTVVTR; encoded by the coding sequence ATGCTCCGGTACGCCTCCCAGCGCTTGGTGGTGCTGTTGGTCTCGCTCGTGCTGGCCAGCGTGCTGATCTTCGTGATCCTGCGTTGGCTGCCGGGCGACTCCGCCGGCGGAACCCTGGGTGTGGGCGCCACCTCTGATCAGTTGGAGGAGTTGCGGCGTCAACTCGGGACCGACCGCCCCGCCGCCGAGCAGTACAGTGAGTGGATCGGTGGCCTCGTCCGCGGTGACGCCGGTGACTCCTTTCTCTCGCGCGCTCCGGTGGCGGAGCTCATCGCCGCTCGTCTCCCGGTCACGCTTCCACTGAGTCTGGCTGCGTTCGCACTCTCTGTGCTGATCAGCCTGCCGATCGGAGTGCTCGCCGCCGTGCGCCGCCGCAAGCCCTCGGGGGCGCTGATCTCCATCGCCTCTCAGCTGGGGGTCGCCGTACCGATCTTCTGGGTGGGCGTCATCCTCATCGCCATCTTCGCCCTCAACCTCGGGTGGCTGCCGCCTGGCGGTTTCCCCCGCCAGGGCTGGCAGGCCCCCGGCGAGGCCATTCGCGCGCTGATCCTTCCGGCGCTGACCATCGCCATCGCCATGTCGGCGGTGATGATCCGGTACATCCGTTCGGCCACCCTCGACGTGCTCGACCAGGACTACATCCGTACGGCCCGTGCCCTGGGCTACTCACGCTGGCAGGCGTTGGCCCGCCACGGCCTGCGCAATGCCGCGGTGCCGGTGGTGGCGATCCTCGGCATCGAGCTGGCCACCTCCATGCTCGGGGCCGTCGTCGTCGAAGCCGTGTTCGATCTCCCGGGAGTGGGATCGCTGCTGTTGTCCTCGGTGGTGGGGCGCGACCTCGCCGTCGTCCAGACCCTCGTGCTGGCCATTACCGCCACCGTTCTGGTCATCAACCTCGGCGTCGACCTCGCCCAGCGGGTCATCGATCCGCGCCTACGCACCACGGTGGTGACCCGATGA
- a CDS encoding ABC transporter permease gives MITAALSLVWTPYGLTEAAGPRLSGPSGDTWAGTDRLGRDLATQLMLGARSALIVAVATMALAGALGVTLGIAAATAQRWLDVTVQTVVDLLIAFPTLLLAMLVVTVRGASLSSAIIAIGIAGSAIIARVSRINAARVLREDFITAARAAGVSLMGVIIRHVLPNIAPLLAVQLMLLGGGAVLAEAALSYLGLGTPPPTASWGRMLREAQSTMAVQPSSAIFPGAAIAVMVLGLNLLADGLRERFDPSLAGNR, from the coding sequence TTGATCACGGCCGCTCTCTCGCTGGTGTGGACGCCCTACGGCTTGACTGAAGCAGCCGGGCCGAGGCTCTCGGGGCCCTCCGGGGACACCTGGGCCGGCACGGACCGCCTCGGGCGCGACCTGGCCACCCAACTCATGCTCGGCGCGCGCTCGGCCCTCATCGTCGCGGTGGCCACGATGGCCCTGGCGGGAGCGCTCGGCGTCACGCTCGGTATCGCGGCGGCCACCGCCCAGCGCTGGCTGGACGTCACGGTACAGACCGTGGTCGATCTCCTCATCGCCTTCCCCACCCTGCTCCTGGCCATGCTGGTGGTCACGGTGCGAGGCGCCTCGTTGAGCTCGGCGATCATCGCCATCGGCATCGCCGGATCGGCCATCATCGCCCGGGTCTCGCGGATCAACGCCGCCCGGGTGCTGCGGGAGGACTTCATCACGGCCGCCCGGGCGGCCGGAGTGAGCCTGATGGGAGTGATCATCCGCCATGTGCTGCCGAACATCGCTCCCCTGCTGGCTGTGCAGCTCATGCTGCTGGGAGGCGGCGCGGTCCTCGCCGAGGCGGCGCTGTCCTACCTGGGCCTGGGCACACCTCCTCCCACGGCCTCGTGGGGGCGGATGCTGCGTGAAGCGCAGTCCACCATGGCGGTCCAGCCATCGAGCGCCATCTTCCCGGGGGCAGCGATCGCCGTCATGGTGCTGGGCCTGAACCTTCTCGCCGACGGTCTGCGCGAACGATTCGACCCGAGCCTGGCAGGGAACCGATGA
- a CDS encoding ATP-binding cassette domain-containing protein, translated as MSLLEVRDLTVTTADQRRLLNGVSWEVDAGERLGVIGESGSGKSLTALAILGLLPEGLRATGRVRLGERELLGAPDRALRSVRGARIAMVFQEPLTALDPLMRVGHQLAGPLRLHRGLSRSAARSQARDLLTMAGLDETERVLRSFPWQLSGGQRQRVGIALALACEPEVLLADEPTTALDVTVQAKILELLHDLVEQTNTALVFISHDLPVVARLTEQLVVMRGGQVLEHTTVSRAMDSPGHAYTAELIDSARAVTDLGAAAPQAWQGEPDA; from the coding sequence ATGAGCCTGCTGGAGGTCCGCGACCTCACGGTCACCACCGCTGACCAGCGGCGGCTGCTGAACGGGGTGAGCTGGGAGGTCGATGCCGGCGAGCGCCTCGGTGTCATCGGCGAATCCGGTTCGGGGAAGTCCTTGACCGCGCTGGCCATCCTGGGTCTCCTGCCCGAGGGCCTCCGTGCCACCGGGCGGGTACGGCTCGGCGAGCGCGAGTTGCTCGGCGCCCCGGACCGCGCCCTGCGGAGTGTGCGCGGTGCCCGGATCGCCATGGTCTTCCAAGAGCCCCTCACCGCCTTGGATCCGCTGATGCGCGTCGGCCACCAGCTCGCGGGACCACTGCGGCTGCACCGTGGCCTCAGCCGGAGCGCGGCGCGAAGCCAGGCGCGCGACCTGCTCACCATGGCGGGCCTGGACGAGACCGAGCGCGTGCTCAGGTCCTTCCCCTGGCAGCTCTCCGGGGGGCAACGTCAGCGCGTCGGAATCGCCCTGGCGCTGGCCTGCGAGCCCGAGGTCCTCCTCGCCGATGAGCCGACCACTGCCCTGGATGTCACCGTCCAAGCGAAGATCCTGGAACTGCTGCACGACCTCGTCGAGCAGACCAACACCGCCCTGGTCTTCATCAGTCACGATCTGCCCGTGGTCGCCCGGCTCACCGAGCAGCTCGTGGTGATGCGAGGCGGGCAGGTGCTCGAACACACCACCGTGTCCCGCGCCATGGACTCGCCGGGGCACGCCTACACCGCAGAGCTGATTGACTCCGCACGGGCGGTCACCGATCTCGGTGCGGCAGCGCCACAGGCATGGCAGGGAGAGCCCGATGCATGA